From uncultured Methanobrevibacter sp., a single genomic window includes:
- the yciH gene encoding stress response translation initiation inhibitor YciH, whose protein sequence is MSKICDVCGLPEELCVCEEIAREVQSVKVFTVRRRFGKLMTIVEGIDEHDIDIKELTKTLKAKCACGGTAKKGQIELQGDHKARVKEVLSEMGFSSDTIEIRDSDKKYNKRRRH, encoded by the coding sequence ATGTCAAAAATCTGTGATGTATGTGGTCTTCCTGAAGAACTTTGTGTTTGTGAGGAAATTGCAAGAGAAGTTCAATCTGTAAAAGTGTTTACAGTCAGAAGAAGATTTGGAAAACTTATGACTATTGTCGAAGGTATAGATGAACATGATATAGATATTAAGGAACTTACTAAAACTCTTAAAGCTAAATGCGCTTGTGGAGGGACTGCTAAAAAAGGTCAAATTGAACTCCAAGGAGATCATAAGGCAAGAGTTAAAGAGGTTTTATCTGAAATGGGATTCTCTTCCGATACTATTGAAATCAGAGATTCTGATAAGAAATACAATAAGAGAAGAAGACATTAA
- the rpsS gene encoding 30S ribosomal protein S19, producing the protein MARKIFKYRGYTIEELKEMSLEEFIELLPARQRRSLKRGFLPRQQSVLDKMRKLQKQDKKGGKPVVVRTHCRDMIVIPEMVGTTFGIYNGRDFVEVTFTPEMLGCFFGEFAPTRARVQHGDPGMGATRSSMFVPLK; encoded by the coding sequence TTGGCTAGAAAAATATTTAAATACAGAGGATATACTATTGAAGAATTAAAAGAAATGTCCTTGGAAGAATTTATTGAACTTTTACCAGCAAGACAAAGAAGATCCTTAAAAAGAGGATTCTTACCAAGACAACAGTCTGTGTTGGATAAAATGAGAAAATTACAAAAACAAGATAAGAAAGGTGGAAAACCTGTAGTAGTTAGAACCCACTGTAGAGATATGATTGTTATTCCTGAAATGGTAGGAACCACTTTCGGTATCTACAATGGTAGAGACTTTGTTGAAGTAACTTTCACCCCTGAAATGTTAGGATGCTTCTTTGGTGAATTTGCACCAACTAGAGCTAGAGTTCAACATGGTGACCCAGGTATGGGAGCTACTAGATCATCTATGTTTGTACCACTTAAATAA
- a CDS encoding 30S ribosomal protein S3, with the protein MIEKDFVTEGLRRTKIDEYLEKELERAGYGGMEIQVTPLGTMVIVYAERPGMVIGRGGKTVRAITQSLKTKFDLDNPQVEVKEVDVPELNARIMASKIANMLQRGMHFRRVAYSTIRRIMGAGAQGVEVTISGKIRGSRSAVAKFTEGYIKKCGEPATRFVEEGFATAPLKPGVLGIVVRIMPPEAVLPDKVDILAPIAEPVEEIVEEEVAEEEVEEVVEAEEDLENLEEIEEVVEAEEDLEELEAATEDSEEE; encoded by the coding sequence ATGATAGAAAAAGATTTCGTTACAGAAGGTCTCAGAAGAACCAAAATTGATGAATATTTAGAAAAAGAACTCGAAAGAGCAGGTTACGGAGGAATGGAAATCCAAGTTACTCCTTTAGGAACTATGGTTATCGTTTATGCTGAAAGACCTGGTATGGTAATTGGTAGAGGTGGAAAAACCGTAAGAGCTATTACCCAAAGTCTTAAAACCAAATTTGACTTGGACAACCCACAAGTGGAAGTTAAAGAAGTTGATGTTCCTGAATTAAATGCTAGAATCATGGCTTCTAAAATAGCAAATATGCTCCAAAGAGGTATGCACTTCAGAAGAGTAGCATATTCCACTATCCGCAGAATCATGGGTGCTGGAGCTCAAGGTGTAGAAGTAACTATATCCGGTAAGATTAGAGGTTCCAGATCTGCTGTAGCTAAATTCACTGAAGGTTACATTAAGAAATGTGGTGAACCTGCAACTAGATTTGTAGAAGAAGGTTTTGCTACCGCACCTTTAAAACCTGGTGTTTTAGGTATTGTTGTTAGAATCATGCCTCCTGAAGCAGTTTTGCCTGATAAAGTTGATATTCTTGCTCCTATTGCAGAACCTGTAGAAGAAATTGTTGAAGAAGAAGTGGCTGAAGAGGAAGTTGAAGAAGTAGTCGAAGCTGAAGAAGACCTTGAAAACTTAGAAGAAATTGAAGAAGTAGTCGAAGCTGAAGAAGACCTCGAAGAACTTGAAGCAGCTACCGAAGATTCCGAAGAGGAATAA
- a CDS encoding 50S ribosomal protein L22 — protein sequence MAKNKYAYNNKDADESKTARAMARSLKVSPKHCVEICSAIRGMDVAKAKAYLNDVIEMKKAVPFKRHNRDVGHRKGMKGWAAGRYPVKASKAILNVIENAEANAEYKGMDVENLKIEHISSHRGMVIRGARPRAFGRVTPFNTPTTHIQIVLVEA from the coding sequence ATGGCTAAAAATAAATACGCTTATAACAATAAAGATGCTGATGAATCCAAAACAGCACGTGCTATGGCAAGATCCCTTAAAGTTTCCCCTAAACATTGTGTGGAAATTTGTAGTGCAATTAGAGGCATGGATGTTGCTAAAGCAAAAGCATACTTAAATGATGTAATTGAAATGAAAAAAGCTGTTCCTTTCAAAAGACACAACAGAGATGTTGGTCACAGAAAAGGTATGAAAGGTTGGGCTGCTGGAAGATACCCTGTAAAAGCTTCTAAAGCAATTTTAAATGTTATTGAAAATGCAGAAGCAAATGCAGAATACAAAGGTATGGATGTAGAAAACCTTAAGATTGAACATATCTCTTCCCACAGAGGTATGGTCATTAGAGGAGCTAGACCAAGAGCATTTGGTAGAGTAACTCCATTCAACACTCCAACTACCCATATTCAAATAGTTTTAGTGGAGGCTTAA
- a CDS encoding ribonuclease P protein component 1, with product MISSKNIFYHELIGLELKVVDSSNPSLIGLQGTVIDETKKTLRIEVKEKVQDEDLSSNQNDFNFIYKEKLIQKDVSVFQFKVPDGTIVEIDGKILLNRPEDRIKRRYKKI from the coding sequence ATGATAAGCTCAAAAAATATATTCTATCATGAATTAATTGGGTTAGAACTTAAAGTTGTTGACAGTTCCAATCCCTCTTTGATAGGGCTTCAGGGAACAGTCATTGATGAAACCAAAAAGACCTTAAGGATTGAAGTGAAGGAAAAGGTTCAAGATGAAGACTTAAGTTCTAATCAGAATGATTTTAATTTTATTTATAAAGAGAAATTAATTCAGAAAGATGTTTCTGTATTTCAATTTAAGGTTCCGGATGGAACCATAGTTGAAATTGATGGTAAAATATTGTTGAATCGTCCTGAAGATAGGATAAAAAGAAGATATAAAAAAATTTAA
- a CDS encoding 50S ribosomal protein L14 — MKPTTSSVTKALPIGARLQCVDNTGAREIEIISVKGFKGVRRRLDVAGVGDMVVASVKKGTADMRREVVNAVVVRQKKEYRRADGLRVKFEDNAAVIITPEGVLKGSEIRGPVAKEAADKWPSVGSAASILI, encoded by the coding sequence ATGAAACCTACTACATCCAGTGTAACTAAAGCTTTACCAATTGGTGCAAGACTTCAATGTGTTGACAATACTGGTGCTCGTGAAATCGAAATTATTTCCGTAAAAGGATTTAAAGGTGTTCGTAGAAGACTCGACGTAGCTGGTGTCGGTGATATGGTAGTTGCTTCTGTTAAAAAAGGAACTGCTGATATGAGAAGAGAAGTTGTCAACGCAGTTGTTGTAAGACAGAAAAAAGAATACAGACGTGCTGACGGTCTTCGTGTAAAATTCGAAGACAATGCTGCAGTAATCATTACTCCTGAAGGAGTATTGAAAGGTTCTGAAATCAGAGGACCTGTTGCTAAAGAAGCAGCTGACAAATGGCCTAGTGTAGGCAGTGCAGCAAGCATATTAATTTAA
- the rpl4p gene encoding 50S ribosomal protein L4, which yields MKVNVYSIQGEVKEEIELPAIFSEEYRPDLIKRAVLSAQSARIQPWGNDPMAGKRTSAESWGSGRGAAMVPRIKSGARAAFVPQAKGGRKAHPVRAEKNHHEKVNNKERRFAIRSAVAATTNEELVAGRGHKIENLEQVPIIVEDDLETVKTASETREIFKALGVYDDIIKAKNSKHIRAGRGKTRGRKYKSSKGPLVVVAEDKGIGLGARNHAGVEVVTAENLNAELLAPGTHAGRLTVYTKSAVEKLGGLFQ from the coding sequence ATGAAAGTTAATGTTTATTCAATTCAAGGGGAAGTAAAAGAGGAAATCGAACTTCCTGCTATTTTTAGTGAAGAATACAGACCTGACCTTATTAAAAGAGCAGTTCTTTCTGCTCAATCTGCTAGAATCCAACCTTGGGGTAATGACCCTATGGCAGGTAAGAGAACTTCTGCAGAATCCTGGGGATCCGGTAGAGGTGCAGCTATGGTACCTAGAATCAAAAGCGGTGCTAGAGCAGCATTCGTTCCACAAGCTAAAGGTGGAAGAAAAGCTCACCCTGTAAGAGCTGAAAAGAATCATCACGAAAAAGTAAACAATAAGGAAAGAAGATTTGCAATCAGATCTGCTGTTGCAGCTACTACCAATGAAGAGTTAGTCGCTGGCAGAGGTCACAAAATTGAAAATCTTGAACAAGTTCCTATTATTGTTGAAGATGATTTGGAAACTGTTAAGACTGCTAGTGAAACTCGTGAAATCTTCAAAGCATTAGGAGTTTACGATGATATCATTAAAGCTAAAAACAGTAAACATATAAGAGCAGGTAGAGGAAAAACAAGAGGACGTAAATACAAATCCAGCAAAGGGCCTTTAGTGGTTGTAGCTGAAGACAAAGGCATTGGCTTAGGTGCAAGAAACCACGCTGGTGTCGAAGTTGTCACCGCAGAAAACTTAAATGCTGAATTATTAGCACCTGGTACTCATGCTGGTAGGTTAACTGTTTATACTAAGTCCGCTGTTGAAAAATTAGGAGGATTATTCCAATAA
- the rpmC gene encoding 50S ribosomal protein L29, whose translation MAILRSKEIWEMEIEDIEEKLVELKAELAKNVSKSAAAGVNENPGKIRELKRTIARVLTIMNQKQKEN comes from the coding sequence ATGGCAATTTTAAGAAGTAAAGAAATTTGGGAAATGGAAATTGAGGACATCGAAGAAAAATTGGTGGAACTCAAAGCAGAACTCGCTAAAAACGTTTCCAAAAGTGCTGCTGCAGGTGTTAATGAAAACCCTGGTAAAATTAGAGAACTCAAAAGGACTATTGCTCGTGTTCTTACAATTATGAACCAAAAACAGAAGGAGAATTAA
- a CDS encoding 50S ribosomal protein L2, whose protein sequence is MGKRLIHQRRGRGTPAHRVASHRFKDKIQYRAYDDLEKEGSLKGKVVEIIHDPARTAPIALVKFENGEKRHILAPETIQVDDDIECGISAPISFGNTLPLAEIPEGTPIYNIENTPGDGGRFVRSSGTYASLITHDATQAVVELPSGELKSFHPQCRASIGVVAGGGRKEKPFLKAGVRWHAYKAKGKKFMTVRGVAMNAVDHPHGGGNRQHPGRPTTISRHAPPGRKVGSIAAKRTGKRR, encoded by the coding sequence ATGGGAAAACGATTAATACACCAACGTAGAGGAAGAGGAACTCCTGCTCATCGTGTTGCTTCTCACAGATTCAAAGATAAAATCCAATACAGAGCATACGATGATTTAGAAAAAGAAGGTAGTTTAAAAGGTAAAGTTGTAGAAATCATTCACGACCCTGCAAGAACTGCTCCTATTGCTTTAGTTAAATTCGAAAATGGTGAAAAAAGACATATTTTAGCTCCTGAAACCATTCAAGTTGATGATGATATCGAATGCGGTATTTCAGCACCAATCAGTTTCGGTAACACTTTACCATTAGCTGAAATCCCTGAAGGTACTCCAATTTACAATATTGAAAACACTCCAGGAGACGGAGGTCGTTTTGTAAGATCTTCTGGAACTTATGCTTCTTTAATTACCCATGATGCAACTCAAGCTGTTGTAGAATTACCATCTGGTGAATTAAAATCTTTCCATCCTCAATGCCGTGCAAGTATCGGTGTTGTAGCTGGTGGAGGAAGAAAAGAAAAACCTTTCTTAAAAGCAGGTGTCAGATGGCATGCTTATAAAGCTAAAGGTAAGAAGTTTATGACTGTTAGAGGAGTAGCAATGAACGCTGTTGACCACCCTCACGGAGGAGGTAACAGACAACACCCAGGTCGTCCAACTACTATTTCAAGACACGCACCACCTGGAAGAAAAGTTGGTTCAATTGCAGCTAAACGTACTGGAAAAAGAAGATAA
- a CDS encoding putative RNA uridine N3 methyltransferase: protein MQNNKVSVFIPNSFLAETKDLKLKTSKVGLIGRALALFEVDEVVVYKDLSIPDSEQTEDGDFIAEILNYMDTPQYLRKKAIPIKPELRHVGILPPLRVPHHPVGQPELGDYRQGYTVKRNKKGTFVDIGMDKLAFCKEQLTVNKIFSFKITKFAKEVIVTPDEPDDIYWGFKTLSTNKGLKNSLKLVNPDFVVETTKYADTIDTIFDELKSKVESSNHIAIVFGGPYSSISENVESSKWETIKLNTIPNQGTETVRTEEAVISTLAIFNIL from the coding sequence ACTAAAGACTTGAAATTAAAAACATCAAAAGTGGGTTTAATTGGTAGGGCTTTAGCTTTGTTTGAAGTTGATGAAGTCGTTGTTTATAAAGATCTTTCAATTCCAGACAGTGAACAGACAGAGGATGGAGATTTCATAGCTGAAATTCTCAATTATATGGATACTCCACAATACCTTAGAAAAAAGGCAATTCCTATAAAGCCTGAATTAAGGCATGTTGGTATTTTGCCTCCTTTAAGAGTGCCTCATCATCCTGTAGGTCAGCCTGAATTAGGCGATTACAGACAAGGATACACTGTAAAAAGGAACAAGAAGGGTACCTTTGTAGATATAGGTATGGATAAGTTGGCGTTTTGCAAAGAGCAACTTACTGTGAATAAAATATTTTCATTTAAAATCACTAAGTTTGCTAAAGAGGTAATAGTCACACCTGATGAACCAGATGACATTTACTGGGGATTTAAGACATTATCTACTAATAAAGGTCTTAAAAATAGCTTAAAATTAGTTAATCCCGACTTTGTGGTGGAAACTACAAAGTATGCAGATACAATCGATACTATTTTTGACGAATTGAAATCTAAAGTAGAAAGTTCAAATCATATAGCTATCGTGTTCGGAGGACCATATTCTTCTATTTCAGAAAATGTGGAAAGTTCCAAGTGGGAAACTATAAAGTTAAATACAATTCCAAATCAAGGAACCGAGACCGTAAGAACCGAAGAAGCTGTAATTTCAACTTTAGCTATTTTCAACATACTTTAA
- the rpl3p gene encoding 50S ribosomal protein L3 translates to MVRHHQPRKGSVAFSPRKRVAKETPRIKAWPSNEEPKLLGLAGYKAGMTHAMVVDNDKNSPSHGMTVFTPVTVLEVPPLVIMGIRSYEKTAHGLKAITEVIADNLDEELSRKITLPKDYDKSEAIAKIQDALDKTEDVRVLVHTNPKMASVPKKKPEIFECALGGNSAEEKLNYALNLLGEEVRASDIFNEGQYVDAIATTKGKGVQGVVKRWNIRIQYGKAMRSGKGRHVGSIGPWSPERTMWTVAQAGQMGYHKRTEFNKKVLKIGDVSEVDAVNPDGGFIRYGLVKNDYVLVKGSVPGPTKRLVILRQAIRPKKADEAAPQIEFISTASKQGV, encoded by the coding sequence ATGGTAAGACATCACCAACCAAGAAAAGGTTCTGTGGCATTTAGCCCTCGTAAAAGAGTAGCTAAAGAAACTCCAAGAATCAAAGCTTGGCCAAGTAATGAAGAACCAAAACTTTTAGGTCTTGCAGGTTACAAAGCAGGTATGACTCATGCTATGGTTGTAGACAATGATAAGAACTCTCCATCTCACGGCATGACTGTTTTCACTCCTGTAACTGTTTTGGAAGTACCACCCCTTGTAATTATGGGGATAAGATCATACGAAAAAACTGCTCATGGACTTAAAGCTATCACCGAAGTTATTGCAGATAATTTGGATGAAGAGCTCTCTAGGAAAATTACCCTTCCTAAAGACTATGATAAATCTGAAGCTATTGCAAAAATACAAGACGCTTTAGACAAAACTGAAGATGTTAGAGTTTTAGTACACACTAACCCTAAGATGGCTAGCGTACCTAAGAAAAAACCTGAAATCTTTGAATGTGCATTAGGTGGAAATTCCGCTGAAGAAAAATTAAACTATGCACTTAACTTATTAGGCGAAGAAGTCAGAGCAAGCGATATCTTTAATGAAGGACAATATGTAGACGCTATTGCAACCACCAAAGGAAAAGGAGTCCAAGGGGTTGTAAAGAGATGGAATATTAGAATTCAATACGGTAAAGCTATGAGAAGTGGAAAAGGAAGACACGTAGGTTCCATTGGTCCTTGGTCTCCTGAAAGAACTATGTGGACTGTTGCACAAGCAGGTCAAATGGGATACCACAAAAGAACTGAATTTAACAAGAAAGTCTTAAAAATCGGAGATGTATCCGAAGTGGATGCAGTCAACCCTGATGGTGGATTTATTAGATACGGTTTAGTTAAAAACGACTATGTATTAGTTAAAGGTTCAGTCCCTGGCCCTACTAAAAGATTAGTAATTCTTAGACAAGCTATCAGACCTAAGAAAGCTGATGAAGCAGCTCCTCAAATTGAATTTATTAGTACTGCTTCCAAGCAAGGTGTATAA
- a CDS encoding 50S ribosomal protein L23 — translation MDPYKIIVKPHVTEKTMNLIDQNNELAFVVRRTSTKAQIKKAFEQLYDQEVARVNTHITPKGIKLAYVKLTEEGEAEDVAVKMGVF, via the coding sequence ATGGATCCTTATAAAATTATTGTTAAACCTCATGTGACTGAGAAAACTATGAATTTAATTGATCAAAACAACGAACTTGCTTTTGTTGTTAGAAGAACATCTACAAAAGCCCAAATCAAAAAGGCTTTTGAACAGCTATATGACCAAGAAGTAGCAAGAGTCAACACTCACATTACTCCAAAAGGTATTAAATTAGCTTATGTCAAACTCACTGAAGAAGGCGAAGCTGAAGATGTAGCTGTTAAAATGGGAGTATTCTAA
- a CDS encoding 30S ribosomal protein S17, with product MVGLNVKEPETKCDDPNCPFHGNLSVRGQVLEGVVTTNKAERTITVERSFYKFIRKYERYEKRKSRINVHKPDCLDVKIGDAVKIAECRPLSKTKHFVLVEVKGDD from the coding sequence ATGGTTGGTCTTAATGTTAAGGAACCAGAAACTAAATGTGATGATCCTAACTGCCCTTTCCATGGTAATTTATCTGTTAGAGGACAAGTCCTTGAAGGAGTTGTTACTACAAATAAAGCAGAAAGGACTATTACTGTAGAACGCAGTTTCTACAAGTTCATTAGAAAATACGAAAGATACGAAAAAAGAAAATCAAGAATTAACGTTCACAAACCTGATTGTCTTGATGTAAAAATTGGTGACGCTGTAAAAATTGCAGAATGTAGACCATTAAGTAAAACTAAACACTTTGTATTAGTTGAAGTAAAAGGTGATGATTAG